In the Hordeum vulgare subsp. vulgare chromosome 7H, MorexV3_pseudomolecules_assembly, whole genome shotgun sequence genome, one interval contains:
- the LOC123407977 gene encoding putative coatomer subunit beta'-3: MDLYNCDSQSRIHVLHEHSTSIKSLAIHGTKPYVLSASCDGKILLWDYGKDWQLIKTFDANSCLDKCDTVQQVAFNPKDTDMFASAQGNTVKFWNLHSGECKHILSGHSDSVMCLDYFSLGQKLYLITGSQDKTAKIWDCETQRCVHSLKGHMDVVNIAFCHRDLPILITGSWDGSVRLWDSTTFR; this comes from the exons ATGGATTTGTATAATTGTGATTCACAAAGTAGAATCCACGTTCTACATGAACACTCAACATCTATCAAGTCTTTGGCTATCCATGGAACTAAGCCCTATGTGCTATCAGCATCCTGTGATGGTAAAATTTTGCTATGGGACTATGGAAAAGACTGGCAATTGATAAAAACATTTGATGCCAATAGTTGTCTTGATAAATGCGATACTGTGCAGCAAGTTGCGTTTAACCCGAAGGACACTGATATGTTTGCCAGTGCCCAGGGCAATACAGTAAAG TTTTGGAATCTGCATTCGGGTGAATGTAAGCACATATTGTCTGGCCATTCAGATTCAGTGATGTGTTTGGATTACTTCAGTCTGGGTCAGAAGCTATACTTGATCACCGGTTCACAAGACAAAACTGCTAAG ATCTGGGACTGTGAGACACAGAGGTGTGTTCATTCACTGAAAGGGCACATGGATGTTGTTAACATTGCGTTTTGCCATCGGGATCTTCCAATACTCATTACAGGTTCATGGGACGGGTCAGTTCGTTTATGGGACTCCACCACCTTCCGGTAA